In Parasegetibacter sp. NRK P23, a single genomic region encodes these proteins:
- a CDS encoding peroxiredoxin has product MSLRLGDVAPNFKAQTSQGEIDFYEFLGDSWGILFSHPADYTPVCTTELGRTAALKDEFAKRNVKVLALSVDPVDKHLGWIGDINETQNVSVEFPIIADDDKKVSELYGFIHPNASATATVRSLVVIGPDKLVKLIITYPASTGRNFVEVLRVVDSLQLTAHHSVATPANWQQGEDVIVVPSISTEDAIKKFPKGVKEIKPYLRYTPQPDVK; this is encoded by the coding sequence ATGAGTTTACGTTTAGGGGATGTTGCTCCCAACTTCAAGGCCCAGACTTCCCAGGGCGAGATTGATTTTTATGAGTTCCTCGGTGATTCCTGGGGAATCCTGTTCTCGCATCCTGCCGATTATACGCCCGTTTGTACCACTGAACTGGGCAGAACCGCCGCGCTGAAAGATGAATTCGCAAAGCGCAACGTAAAAGTGCTCGCACTGAGTGTTGACCCTGTGGATAAGCACCTCGGCTGGATCGGCGACATCAACGAAACGCAGAACGTTTCAGTTGAGTTCCCCATCATTGCGGATGACGATAAAAAAGTATCTGAACTATATGGCTTTATTCACCCCAATGCTTCGGCTACCGCCACTGTTCGTTCACTGGTAGTGATTGGTCCGGATAAACTGGTGAAACTGATCATCACTTACCCCGCCTCTACCGGCCGTAACTTCGTGGAAGTGCTGCGTGTAGTGGATTCACTGCAACTTACCGCACACCATAGCGTGGCTACGCCCGCCAACTGGCAACAAGGTGAAGATGTAATTGTGGTGCCTTCCATTTCTACGGAAGATGCTATTAAGAAATTCCCTAAGGGCGTGAAAGAGATCAAGCCTTATCTGCGCTATACGCCGCAGCCTGATGTGAAATAA
- a CDS encoding Crp/Fnr family transcriptional regulator — MEALDQLRHTIFAVKPLPEEAWQSFAAIWQPVSFKRKDIITAAGQVENHLYFVLDGLQRAFCFHGDREATLVFTYKGSFSGVADSFLLRKPSRYYLEAITKSNMLYTHYLQLEKVATEHISVRELLYTSICHTFAGVLERQIELQVYSAEEKFRALLNRSPHILQFIPHKYLASYLGIDATTFSKLLHSVRL, encoded by the coding sequence ATGGAAGCGCTGGACCAGCTCCGACATACCATCTTCGCCGTGAAACCATTGCCTGAAGAAGCCTGGCAATCATTCGCCGCAATATGGCAGCCGGTTTCCTTTAAAAGAAAGGACATCATTACGGCCGCGGGTCAGGTAGAAAACCATCTTTATTTCGTACTGGACGGGCTGCAACGGGCATTCTGCTTTCATGGCGACCGGGAAGCCACGCTGGTATTCACTTACAAAGGATCATTCTCCGGTGTGGCCGACTCCTTCCTGCTGCGCAAACCTTCCCGTTACTATTTGGAGGCCATTACCAAAAGCAATATGCTGTACACGCATTACCTGCAACTGGAAAAAGTGGCCACGGAACACATCAGCGTCCGGGAACTGCTCTACACCTCTATCTGCCATACATTTGCCGGTGTTTTGGAAAGGCAGATCGAATTGCAGGTGTACAGCGCGGAAGAGAAGTTCAGGGCATTGTTGAACCGCAGTCCGCATATCCTCCAATTTATTCCACACAAATACCTGGCCTCATATCTCGGGATAGACGCTACCACCTTCAGCAAACTGTTACATTCGGTTCGTTTATAA
- a CDS encoding DinB family protein, whose product MKKVLTQTLIDELKTDTLELLEEAEKLYAPLSAAQLLQPMPGGGWSIAQVMDHLNSYGKFYLPLMEKKLEKGSLRKDVIPQHEFTSGWLGNYFTAMMQPAPAGKPQKKMKAFKGHIPPAELPATEVRDEFFLQLRRLLYLFDRSFTTDIGYWRIPISIAPFIKLKLGDVFRFITAHNSRHGRQMKRAFTHLHKDPAIHPAGPLPPASVRG is encoded by the coding sequence ATGAAAAAGGTCCTTACACAAACACTGATCGACGAGCTGAAAACGGACACGCTCGAACTGCTGGAAGAAGCAGAAAAACTGTATGCGCCACTGAGCGCGGCGCAATTGCTGCAACCCATGCCCGGCGGAGGCTGGAGCATTGCACAGGTGATGGACCACCTGAATAGTTATGGCAAGTTCTACCTTCCACTGATGGAAAAAAAGCTTGAAAAAGGTAGCCTGCGCAAAGATGTAATCCCTCAACATGAATTTACTTCCGGATGGCTTGGCAATTATTTTACAGCAATGATGCAGCCCGCACCTGCGGGGAAACCGCAGAAAAAAATGAAGGCTTTCAAAGGACATATTCCGCCCGCTGAGCTCCCGGCAACAGAAGTGCGCGATGAATTTTTCTTACAACTCCGGCGCCTGCTCTATCTATTCGATCGTTCTTTCACCACCGATATCGGTTACTGGCGGATTCCCATCTCCATTGCGCCGTTCATTAAACTGAAACTGGGTGATGTGTTCCGTTTCATTACCGCGCACAATAGCCGGCATGGCAGGCAGATGAAACGGGCGTTTACACACCTGCATAAAGATCCAGCAATCCATCCGGCAGGTCCACTTCCACCTGCTTCTGTTCGTGGTTAA
- the rimM gene encoding ribosome maturation factor RimM (Essential for efficient processing of 16S rRNA): protein MKYFSIGKIAAAFGTDGEMILQHSLGKKNALKDVRAIFLEDRKNAFLPYFVESIRPKSLTDLYIKLEDISSREAARKFLQKEVWLEEADFKGQAAAKSPLSLLGYTLVQQNEVLGEIEEIIEQPHQVLCRITYKGNDALIPLHEETLVSVNHEQKQVEVDLPDGLLDLYAGV from the coding sequence ATGAAATACTTCTCCATCGGCAAAATAGCCGCCGCCTTCGGAACCGACGGCGAAATGATCCTCCAGCACAGCCTCGGCAAAAAAAACGCCCTCAAAGACGTACGCGCCATCTTCCTCGAAGACCGCAAAAACGCCTTCCTCCCTTATTTCGTGGAATCCATCCGCCCCAAATCGCTCACCGATCTGTACATCAAACTGGAAGATATCTCTTCCCGCGAAGCGGCCCGTAAATTCCTCCAGAAAGAAGTATGGCTGGAAGAAGCCGATTTCAAAGGACAGGCCGCCGCCAAATCACCGTTATCGCTGCTGGGTTACACCCTTGTACAGCAAAACGAAGTATTGGGAGAAATAGAAGAGATCATTGAACAGCCGCACCAGGTATTGTGCCGCATCACCTACAAAGGGAACGATGCACTGATTCCCCTGCACGAAGAAACACTGGTTTCCGTTAACCACGAACAGAAGCAGGTGGAAGTGGACCTGCCGGATGGATTGCTGGATCTTTATGCAGGTGTGTAA
- the rpsP gene encoding 30S ribosomal protein S16, translating into MPVKMRLQRHGSKKRPFYFIVVADARAPRDGKFIQKIGTYNPLTVPATVQLDRQKALEWLHKGAQPTDTVRRILSYKGVLYLKHLLRGVKLGLFDDATAMEKFQKWHSEHEATINKRQQENRKARQAQRRPPFVRRTPAPAPEKRDDAAEA; encoded by the coding sequence ATGCCGGTAAAAATGAGACTTCAACGTCACGGGTCTAAGAAAAGACCTTTCTACTTCATTGTGGTAGCGGATGCGAGAGCGCCAAGAGATGGCAAATTCATCCAGAAGATCGGTACTTACAATCCATTGACTGTACCTGCAACTGTTCAATTAGATCGCCAGAAAGCACTGGAGTGGCTGCACAAAGGTGCCCAGCCTACCGATACAGTTCGCCGAATTCTTTCCTACAAAGGAGTGTTGTACCTGAAACACCTTTTACGCGGAGTGAAACTGGGCCTGTTTGATGATGCAACTGCTATGGAGAAATTCCAGAAATGGCATTCCGAGCACGAAGCAACCATCAACAAGCGCCAGCAGGAAAACAGGAAAGCGCGCCAGGCTCAACGCCGCCCGCCTTTCGTGAGACGCACACCAGCTCCCGCTCCGGAGAAAAGGGATGACGCTGCTGAAGCATAA
- the ffh gene encoding signal recognition particle protein has protein sequence MFESLSERLEGAFKQLKGEGRISELNVATTVKEIRRALVDADVNYKIAKEFTDRVKDKALGEKVLNAISPGQLMVKIVKDELTELMGGTESSFQANGSPAVILVAGLQGSGKTTFSGKLANFLKTKKGKSPLLVAADIYRPAAIDQLKVLGGQIGVDVYSEPENKDAVAIAKAAIQQAKSQNKNVVIIDTAGRLAVDEAMMTEVANIKAAVQPTEILFVVDSMTGQDAVNTAKAFNDRLDFSGVVLTKLDGDTRGGAALSIKYTVQKPIKFMSSGEKMDTLDVFYPERMAQRILGMGDITTLVERAQAQFDEEQAKKLEKKIRKNQFDFEDFKQQLDQIKKMGNLKDLMAMIPGVGKAMKDIDISDDAFKGIEAMINSMTPFERNNPDTIDGNRRKRIAKGSGKDISEVNAFMKQFEQMRDMMKMMNKMPMGGRLGLGKR, from the coding sequence ATGTTCGAATCTCTCAGTGAACGGCTCGAAGGCGCGTTCAAACAGCTCAAAGGCGAAGGCCGCATCAGCGAACTCAACGTTGCCACCACCGTAAAGGAGATCCGCCGCGCCCTGGTGGATGCCGACGTGAACTATAAGATTGCCAAGGAATTCACCGACAGGGTGAAAGATAAGGCATTGGGGGAGAAGGTGTTGAATGCCATCAGCCCCGGTCAGTTGATGGTGAAGATCGTGAAAGACGAACTCACCGAACTGATGGGCGGTACCGAATCTTCCTTCCAGGCCAACGGTTCTCCCGCCGTGATATTGGTGGCGGGTCTCCAGGGTTCCGGTAAAACCACCTTCAGCGGTAAACTGGCCAACTTCCTCAAAACGAAAAAAGGCAAATCGCCCCTGCTGGTGGCGGCAGACATTTACCGTCCCGCGGCGATCGACCAGTTGAAAGTTCTGGGCGGCCAGATCGGGGTGGATGTGTACAGTGAACCTGAGAACAAAGATGCCGTGGCTATCGCGAAAGCCGCGATCCAGCAGGCTAAATCCCAGAATAAAAATGTGGTGATCATCGATACCGCCGGCCGCCTGGCCGTGGATGAAGCGATGATGACTGAAGTAGCCAACATCAAAGCCGCCGTTCAGCCTACCGAAATATTGTTCGTGGTAGACTCGATGACCGGTCAGGATGCCGTGAATACCGCGAAAGCCTTTAACGACCGCCTCGACTTCTCCGGCGTGGTGCTCACCAAACTGGACGGTGATACCCGCGGTGGTGCCGCACTCTCCATCAAGTACACGGTGCAGAAGCCCATCAAATTCATGAGCAGCGGGGAAAAAATGGACACGCTCGATGTGTTCTACCCCGAAAGGATGGCGCAGAGAATCCTGGGTATGGGCGATATTACCACGCTCGTGGAACGCGCCCAGGCCCAGTTCGATGAAGAACAGGCCAAAAAGCTCGAGAAAAAGATCCGCAAGAACCAGTTCGATTTCGAAGACTTCAAACAACAACTCGACCAGATCAAAAAAATGGGGAACCTGAAAGACCTCATGGCCATGATCCCCGGCGTTGGCAAAGCGATGAAAGACATTGACATCAGCGACGACGCCTTCAAAGGCATCGAAGCCATGATCAACTCCATGACCCCCTTCGAAAGAAATAATCCCGATACCATCGACGGCAACCGCAGAAAACGCATCGCCAAAGGCTCCGGAAAAGACATTTCAGAGGTGAACGCCTTCATGAAACAATTCGAACAAATGAGGGATATGATGAAAATGATGAATAAAATGCCCATGGGAGGGCGCCTGGGATTAGGGAAAAGATAA
- a CDS encoding RNA polymerase sigma factor RpoD/SigA, whose amino-acid sequence MRQLKISKSITNRESQSLEKYLQEIGKVELITPEEEVKLAIRIKQGDQRALDKLTKANLRFVVSVAKQYQNQGLTLPDLINEGNLGLIKAAQRFDETRGFKFISYAVWWIRQSILQALAEQARIVRLPLNKVGLTNRIQKAFSQLEQEFEREPSPEELAEMLELETEEVAATLGVSARHVSVDTPLADGEDNTLLDVLTNPDAEGTDSHVEHHESLRLEIDRSLQTLTERQKEVICYFFGIGVDHPMSLEDIGEKFNLTRERVRQIKDKAITKLRTTNRCKMLRDYLGN is encoded by the coding sequence ATGCGTCAACTCAAGATCTCGAAATCCATTACCAACCGGGAGTCTCAAAGTCTGGAAAAGTACCTCCAGGAAATTGGTAAAGTGGAACTGATCACGCCTGAAGAGGAAGTGAAACTCGCCATCCGCATCAAGCAAGGCGATCAGCGCGCACTCGATAAACTCACCAAAGCGAATCTCCGCTTCGTGGTATCGGTGGCCAAACAATATCAAAACCAGGGACTTACCCTTCCCGATCTCATCAACGAAGGCAATCTCGGCCTGATCAAAGCAGCCCAACGCTTCGATGAAACCCGCGGTTTCAAATTCATTTCCTACGCCGTTTGGTGGATCCGCCAGTCTATCCTCCAGGCCCTCGCCGAACAGGCAAGAATCGTAAGGCTTCCCCTCAACAAAGTAGGACTCACTAACCGCATCCAGAAAGCGTTTTCCCAGCTGGAACAGGAGTTTGAACGCGAACCTTCCCCAGAGGAACTGGCCGAAATGCTGGAACTTGAAACGGAAGAAGTAGCCGCCACACTCGGTGTTTCCGCCCGCCATGTAAGCGTGGATACACCCCTGGCCGATGGCGAAGACAATACGCTCCTCGATGTACTCACCAATCCCGATGCCGAAGGAACGGATTCCCATGTGGAACACCATGAATCCCTTCGCCTCGAAATAGACCGCTCCCTCCAAACACTTACCGAACGCCAGAAAGAAGTGATCTGCTATTTCTTCGGTATTGGCGTTGACCATCCCATGAGCTTGGAAGATATCGGCGAAAAGTTCAACCTCACCCGTGAAAGGGTGCGCCAGATCAAAGACAAGGCCATCACAAAGCTGCGTACAACGAACAGGTGCAAAATGCTGCGGGATTACCTGGGCAATTGA
- a CDS encoding START-like domain-containing protein yields the protein MSKKQLYTLEFPVRCSPSILYEFLSTPAGLQEWFADKVDERDGVFSFSWNGSVDKANVLEKEEEKFIRFHWQHAPTEEYFEFAIEKSEVTNQTILMVKDFAEKKEIKDQSQLWDYQVKELFHRLGA from the coding sequence ATGAGTAAAAAGCAATTATATACCCTGGAATTCCCCGTTAGGTGTTCCCCCTCTATACTGTATGAGTTCCTTTCCACACCCGCCGGACTCCAGGAATGGTTCGCCGATAAAGTGGATGAGCGCGACGGCGTTTTCAGTTTTTCATGGAACGGTTCCGTAGATAAGGCGAATGTGCTGGAGAAGGAAGAAGAAAAATTCATCCGTTTCCACTGGCAGCATGCCCCCACCGAAGAATACTTTGAATTCGCCATCGAGAAATCGGAGGTGACCAACCAGACCATCCTGATGGTGAAGGATTTCGCGGAGAAAAAAGAAATCAAGGACCAGAGCCAGCTTTGGGATTACCAGGTGAAAGAACTCTTCCACCGCCTCGGCGCCTAA
- a CDS encoding LptF/LptG family permease has protein sequence MIKKLDKLILKAFIGPFIATFFITLFVLVLQFFWLWIDDIVGKGLDLITLAKFILFVTSTLVPLALPLAVLLSSIMTFGNLGETFELVAIKSAGIPLLRFMRPLFLASLVICGLAFLFNNHFIPVAKLKMETMKYDIVNSKPTFDLKPGIFYDKLEGYVIKIGHKEEDGSTLRDVVIYQKNYGLQDDIIVAESGKMSVTPDKRFLEFLLINGARYEEKGPRMSTNTQYIRMNFQTFTKQFDLSSFQLLETADTTYRDRGPMLNLQQLSTRIDSLKKTNDVFRKRAKYEVYQYNNFSRLLDSAWKPLTAKELKAVPKNLDSLIAPDKRIQITERALSQAASIKSNLEATTFDFEGRMKELRSLLAEWHAKLTMSVACLVMFLIGAPLGSIIRKGGLGTPLVFAVIFFVIFFLLNNFGTKFAKEGVTTAWIGMWLATYVLTPVGLFLVYKAMHDSQLFNKEFYTRFITKLRKKKAPEPAGQ, from the coding sequence GTGATAAAAAAACTGGACAAACTTATTCTGAAAGCCTTCATCGGGCCCTTCATCGCTACTTTTTTCATCACGCTCTTCGTTCTGGTGCTGCAATTCTTCTGGCTTTGGATTGATGATATCGTTGGGAAGGGACTTGATCTCATTACCCTCGCCAAGTTCATCCTGTTCGTTACATCCACGCTGGTGCCGCTCGCATTGCCGCTCGCGGTGCTGCTTTCCTCCATCATGACCTTCGGGAACCTGGGAGAAACCTTCGAACTGGTAGCCATTAAGTCGGCCGGCATCCCGTTGCTGCGCTTTATGCGCCCGCTCTTCCTCGCTTCGCTCGTGATCTGCGGCCTGGCCTTCCTCTTCAACAACCACTTCATCCCGGTGGCCAAGCTGAAGATGGAAACCATGAAGTACGATATCGTGAACTCCAAACCCACCTTCGACCTCAAACCTGGTATATTCTACGATAAACTGGAAGGTTATGTGATCAAGATCGGGCATAAGGAAGAAGACGGCTCCACGCTGCGCGACGTGGTGATCTACCAGAAAAACTATGGTCTGCAAGATGACATCATCGTGGCGGAAAGCGGGAAAATGAGTGTTACACCCGACAAGCGCTTCCTCGAATTCCTCCTCATCAACGGCGCACGTTATGAAGAAAAGGGTCCCCGCATGAGTACCAACACGCAGTACATCCGGATGAACTTCCAGACCTTCACCAAACAATTCGACCTCAGCTCCTTCCAACTGCTCGAAACAGCCGACACCACTTACCGCGACCGCGGCCCGATGCTGAACCTGCAACAGTTGTCCACGCGAATCGATTCGCTCAAAAAAACGAACGATGTATTCAGGAAACGCGCCAAATATGAAGTGTACCAATACAATAACTTTTCGCGCCTGTTGGATTCCGCCTGGAAACCGCTTACGGCGAAGGAACTGAAAGCCGTTCCCAAAAACCTTGATTCTCTGATCGCCCCTGATAAACGCATACAGATCACCGAGAGGGCGCTCTCCCAGGCGGCGAGCATCAAATCGAACCTGGAAGCCACCACTTTCGATTTTGAGGGCCGCATGAAAGAGTTGCGCAGCCTGCTTGCTGAATGGCACGCCAAACTCACGATGTCTGTAGCCTGTCTGGTGATGTTCCTGATCGGCGCGCCATTGGGTTCCATCATCCGGAAAGGCGGACTCGGCACACCATTGGTGTTCGCGGTAATATTCTTCGTTATCTTCTTCCTTCTCAATAACTTTGGGACCAAGTTCGCGAAAGAGGGCGTTACCACGGCCTGGATCGGTATGTGGCTCGCCACGTATGTGCTTACGCCCGTTGGCCTGTTCCTCGTGTACAAGGCTATGCACGACTCACAACTGTTCAATAAGGAATTCTATACAAGGTTCATCACTAAGTTGAGGAAGAAAAAAGCACCAGAACCCGCCGGCCAGTGA
- a CDS encoding superoxide dismutase produces the protein MNERTSRRKFLSDTSKASLATGLGITIAGSLLESCSVFRKSMPESNVLHTGFTQQPLPYAYKALEPMIDAMTMEIHYSRHAASYAKALNEEAQVLQIDTTKPLEDVLTRISKTSVKMRNNAGGHYNHELFWQSMTPNGKGTPSGKLLSAIESTFGTFSDFKTKFADEAKTRFGSGWAWLVIDADKKLKLGSTPNQDNPLMDVSLFRGTPLLGLDVWEHAYYLKYQNKRPDYIDNWWKTVNWDYIQQRYEALV, from the coding sequence ATGAATGAACGTACCAGCCGCAGAAAATTTTTAAGCGACACCTCTAAAGCCAGTCTGGCAACAGGATTAGGGATTACCATCGCCGGAAGCCTGCTGGAGTCCTGCAGCGTTTTCAGAAAATCAATGCCCGAAAGCAACGTGCTGCATACCGGTTTTACCCAGCAACCGCTGCCCTACGCGTACAAAGCGCTCGAACCCATGATCGACGCGATGACCATGGAAATACATTATTCCCGCCACGCCGCGTCCTATGCGAAAGCATTGAACGAAGAGGCGCAGGTGCTGCAGATTGATACCACAAAACCTTTGGAAGATGTGCTGACCCGCATTTCCAAAACATCGGTAAAAATGCGCAACAACGCGGGCGGTCATTACAACCACGAACTGTTCTGGCAAAGCATGACCCCTAATGGAAAAGGAACGCCTTCGGGAAAACTGCTCAGCGCCATAGAATCCACTTTCGGCACTTTTTCCGATTTCAAAACGAAATTCGCGGATGAAGCCAAAACACGCTTCGGAAGCGGCTGGGCATGGCTCGTGATTGATGCCGATAAAAAACTGAAACTGGGCTCCACCCCCAACCAGGACAATCCGCTGATGGATGTTTCCCTCTTCCGCGGAACGCCCCTGCTGGGCCTGGACGTGTGGGAACACGCTTATTACCTCAAATACCAGAACAAACGCCCGGACTACATCGACAACTGGTGGAAGACCGTAAACTGGGACTATATTCAGCAACGATATGAAGCACTGGTTTAA
- a CDS encoding cation diffusion facilitator family transporter translates to MNQVRIQQWVVVTASVLFVLKLIAYILTHSVSILTDALESIVNLVAGFIGLYSLHLSAKPRDANHPYGHGKAEFISAAIEGTLIGIAGILIIYEACKQLIHPKALHQLDTGIYLVSATAIVNYFMGGICIRQGKKLHSPALVASGRHLQTDTLTTAGIVAGLLLLYFTNIQWIDSAVAAIFGFIILFTSWKILRSSIAGIMDEADMELLNEMIGKLEKNRSRNWVDLHNLRVIKYGSILHLDCHLTVPWYFNVHESHREIEALSGIVRKEYGESLELFVHSDGCLPAQCPICIKQDCGVRQHDFVKAVEWKPENVLSNEKHSL, encoded by the coding sequence ATGAACCAGGTAAGAATCCAGCAATGGGTAGTGGTAACAGCTTCAGTACTTTTTGTGCTGAAGCTGATTGCTTATATACTCACCCATTCCGTCTCCATTCTAACCGATGCGCTGGAAAGCATCGTGAACCTGGTAGCGGGTTTCATTGGCCTGTACAGCCTTCATCTTTCCGCGAAACCCCGTGATGCCAATCACCCGTACGGGCACGGGAAAGCCGAGTTCATTTCCGCGGCCATTGAAGGCACACTCATCGGGATCGCCGGCATACTCATCATTTACGAAGCCTGTAAACAACTGATTCATCCCAAAGCGCTACACCAACTGGATACCGGCATTTACCTTGTATCCGCTACCGCCATCGTCAATTATTTCATGGGCGGCATCTGCATCCGGCAGGGCAAAAAGCTTCATTCCCCGGCACTGGTGGCCAGCGGCAGGCACCTTCAGACTGATACACTCACCACCGCGGGCATCGTAGCAGGACTCCTATTGCTTTATTTCACCAATATACAGTGGATCGACAGCGCCGTAGCCGCCATTTTCGGTTTCATCATCCTGTTCACCTCCTGGAAAATACTGCGCAGTTCTATCGCCGGGATCATGGACGAAGCCGATATGGAACTGCTCAACGAAATGATCGGTAAACTCGAAAAGAACCGGAGCAGGAACTGGGTGGACCTCCACAACCTGCGCGTGATCAAATACGGCAGTATCCTTCACCTCGATTGCCACCTTACGGTCCCCTGGTATTTTAATGTGCACGAATCGCACCGGGAAATAGAAGCGTTATCCGGCATCGTGCGGAAAGAATATGGCGAATCGCTGGAACTTTTCGTCCACTCCGATGGCTGTCTTCCCGCCCAATGCCCCATCTGCATCAAACAGGATTGCGGGGTGCGGCAACACGATTTCGTAAAGGCCGTGGAATGGAAGCCGGAGAATGTGTTGTCGAACGAGAAGCATAGTCTTTAG
- a CDS encoding dipeptidase, with the protein MEAWKDYQEQHKERFLDELLQLLRIPSVSARGEHKQDMIACAEAVKAHLLKAGCAKAELFETPGHPIVYGEIITDPALPTVLVYGHYDVQPPDPLELWHSGPFEPVIKDGKIYARGACDDKGQFFMHVKALEVMKAAGQLTTNIKFLIEGEEEVGSPNLADFVKNNKALLKADVILISDTAMISLDAPSMDIGVRGLSYIEVEVTGPNRDLHSGVYGGAVANPITILAKMIASLHDEHNHIVIPGFYDDVVEATPEERKLMAEAPYDEHEFKADLGIAEVWGEKGYTTNERTGIRPTLELNGIWGGYTGEGAKTVLPSKAFAKISCRLVPNQDSHKITDLLINHLKKIAPPYIQLKAELHHGGEPYMTPIDSKGYQAAAKAIETTFGKQPIPVRGGGSIPICALFEQELGIKIVFMGFGLDSDNLHSPNEKFDVANYYKGIETIPYFHQYFAEG; encoded by the coding sequence ATGGAAGCATGGAAAGATTACCAGGAACAACACAAAGAACGTTTCCTGGACGAGTTGCTGCAATTGCTGCGTATACCCTCCGTGAGTGCGCGTGGCGAACACAAACAGGATATGATCGCCTGCGCGGAAGCCGTAAAAGCACATTTACTGAAAGCGGGTTGCGCCAAAGCCGAATTGTTTGAAACGCCGGGTCACCCCATCGTATACGGAGAAATCATCACCGATCCGGCACTGCCCACCGTACTCGTTTACGGTCATTACGACGTACAACCGCCCGATCCGCTGGAACTCTGGCACAGCGGCCCTTTTGAACCCGTTATAAAAGATGGAAAGATATATGCCCGCGGCGCCTGCGACGATAAGGGCCAGTTTTTCATGCACGTAAAAGCGCTTGAAGTAATGAAAGCCGCCGGACAACTCACCACCAACATTAAATTCCTGATTGAGGGAGAAGAAGAAGTGGGCAGTCCCAACCTGGCCGATTTCGTGAAGAACAATAAAGCACTGCTGAAAGCCGATGTGATCCTCATCAGCGATACCGCGATGATCAGCCTGGATGCGCCTTCCATGGACATTGGCGTGCGGGGGCTCAGCTATATTGAAGTGGAAGTAACCGGTCCCAACCGCGACCTGCACAGCGGGGTGTATGGCGGCGCCGTAGCCAATCCCATCACCATCCTCGCGAAGATGATCGCTTCGCTGCACGATGAGCACAACCATATCGTGATCCCTGGTTTCTATGATGATGTGGTGGAAGCCACACCGGAAGAGCGCAAACTGATGGCTGAAGCACCTTACGATGAGCACGAATTCAAAGCCGATCTCGGCATTGCAGAAGTTTGGGGTGAAAAAGGATATACTACCAATGAAAGAACGGGTATCCGTCCAACCCTGGAACTGAACGGCATCTGGGGCGGCTACACGGGAGAAGGCGCCAAAACGGTACTGCCTTCTAAAGCCTTCGCGAAAATCAGTTGCAGGCTCGTGCCCAACCAGGATTCCCACAAAATCACGGACCTGCTCATCAACCACCTCAAAAAAATCGCTCCGCCCTATATACAACTGAAAGCCGAACTTCACCACGGTGGTGAACCTTACATGACCCCCATCGACAGTAAAGGATACCAGGCCGCGGCAAAAGCGATTGAAACCACCTTCGGGAAACAACCCATCCCCGTGAGAGGTGGCGGAAGCATCCCCATCTGCGCGCTGTTCGAACAGGAACTCGGTATCAAGATCGTGTTCATGGGCTTCGGGTTAGACAGCGATAACCTGCATTCGCCCAATGAGAAATTTGATGTGGCGAATTATTATAAGGGGATTGAGACGATCCCTTATTTCCATCAGTATTTTGCGGAAGGGTAA